Proteins encoded in a region of the Novibacillus thermophilus genome:
- the csrA gene encoding carbon storage regulator CsrA, with the protein MLVLRRKVGETLVIDENIEVVVLQVEGDRVKLGIQAPKDVEIVRKELLDAVEEENRRARTGPPSADLLRQLKRVSEDRKGEEQGRGE; encoded by the coding sequence ATGCTCGTCCTGCGGAGGAAAGTCGGGGAGACGCTGGTTATCGATGAGAACATCGAAGTCGTCGTCCTGCAAGTGGAGGGCGACCGGGTGAAGCTCGGTATACAGGCGCCAAAGGATGTGGAAATTGTGCGCAAGGAACTGCTGGACGCCGTAGAAGAGGAGAACAGGCGGGCCCGCACAGGGCCACCTTCTGCCGATTTGTTGCGGCAGCTGAAGCGAGTGAGCGAAGACCGCAAAGGGGAAGAACAGGGTAGAGGCGAGTGA
- the tagD gene encoding glycerol-3-phosphate cytidylyltransferase, whose translation MKKVITYGTFDLLHWGHVNLLKRARELGDYLIVALSTDEFNAVKKKKAYYSYENRKLILEAIRYVDKVIPEKTWEQKVDDVLNHDIDIFVMGDDWKGTFDFLKEYCEVVYLPRTVGISTTQIKRDLLSVRNG comes from the coding sequence ATGAAAAAAGTCATCACTTACGGAACGTTCGACCTATTGCACTGGGGCCACGTCAACTTGTTGAAACGGGCCAGGGAACTAGGCGATTACCTGATCGTCGCCCTCTCGACAGACGAATTTAACGCCGTCAAAAAGAAAAAGGCGTACTACAGCTACGAAAATCGGAAACTGATTCTCGAGGCGATCCGTTACGTCGACAAAGTGATTCCAGAGAAAACGTGGGAGCAAAAAGTCGACGATGTCCTCAACCACGACATCGACATTTTCGTCATGGGGGACGACTGGAAAGGAACATTTGACTTTTTGAAGGAGTACTGCGAGGTCGTCTACCTGCCGCGCACGGTCGGCATCTCCACTACACAGATCAAACGGGATTTACTCTCCGTGAGAAACGGATAA
- the hpf gene encoding ribosome hibernation-promoting factor, HPF/YfiA family, translated as MQYNIRGHNIEVTAALRDYVEKKLSRVEKYFNTAPTAPANVSLSVLKDEHTVEVTIPFPGVLLRAEETSGDMYASIDLVVEKLERQIRKYKTRVNRKARQNGSLRTLFKENGLNGSPPSAVDAEETDESEFEIVRTKRFTLKPMDVEEAILQMDMLGHNFFVFSNSSTNEVNVVYKRKDGRYGLIEPEM; from the coding sequence ATGCAATATAACATCCGGGGTCACAACATCGAGGTCACAGCTGCATTGCGCGATTACGTGGAAAAGAAGCTGAGCCGCGTGGAAAAGTACTTCAACACGGCTCCGACGGCTCCGGCGAACGTCTCGCTATCGGTTCTCAAGGATGAGCACACAGTGGAAGTGACGATCCCGTTTCCAGGGGTGTTGCTCAGAGCCGAGGAGACGAGCGGCGACATGTACGCGTCCATCGACCTCGTGGTGGAAAAGCTGGAACGACAGATTCGCAAGTATAAGACGAGAGTCAACCGAAAAGCGAGACAGAATGGAAGCCTCCGCACGCTTTTTAAAGAAAACGGGTTAAACGGTTCACCGCCTTCCGCCGTAGACGCAGAGGAGACGGATGAAAGCGAATTTGAAATTGTGCGCACGAAGCGCTTTACTTTAAAGCCGATGGATGTAGAAGAAGCGATCTTGCAGATGGACATGCTGGGACACAACTTTTTCGTCTTTTCTAATTCCAGCACGAATGAAGTGAACGTCGTCTACAAGCGAAAAGACGGGCGTTACGGTTTAATTGAGCCGGAAATGTAG
- a CDS encoding HU family DNA-binding protein: MNKTELVEKVAEKRGLTKKDATQVVDAVLETISEALKNGEKVSLIGFGNFEVRERSARKGRNPQTGEEIQIKASKVPAFKPGKQLKESVQ; this comes from the coding sequence ATGAACAAGACGGAACTCGTCGAGAAGGTGGCAGAGAAGCGAGGATTAACGAAGAAAGATGCCACACAAGTGGTGGATGCGGTATTGGAAACGATCTCAGAAGCGCTGAAGAACGGAGAAAAAGTTTCCCTTATCGGATTCGGCAACTTCGAAGTGCGGGAACGCTCCGCTCGCAAAGGGCGCAATCCGCAGACGGGTGAAGAAATTCAGATTAAAGCGAGCAAAGTGCCCGCTTTCAAACCTGGAAAACAGTTAAAAGAATCAGTTCAATAA
- a CDS encoding flagellar protein FlgN — protein sequence MFKQLSAILDQLIELHRELLTVAEKKRKVVMSGQPDALQNLLKEEDALIAKLETVEEERLKCVGQIAPAAKDVRHVTLHQLLEQMDERDRTAIQGQMKQLLQLIEQLKRENELNQTLVHESLQHVQHTLNVLTKHPAEDYLYGPRQQEPAENRESSGIFDRKA from the coding sequence ATGTTTAAACAACTGTCCGCCATTTTGGATCAACTCATAGAACTTCACCGAGAACTGTTGACTGTTGCGGAGAAAAAGCGAAAGGTTGTCATGTCTGGGCAGCCAGACGCCCTCCAAAATTTGCTGAAAGAAGAGGACGCTCTGATCGCAAAGCTTGAAACCGTGGAAGAAGAGCGGTTGAAGTGCGTGGGGCAAATTGCGCCGGCTGCGAAAGATGTGCGACACGTGACGCTCCATCAACTGTTGGAACAGATGGATGAACGCGACCGCACTGCGATTCAAGGGCAAATGAAACAACTGTTGCAGCTCATTGAACAGTTGAAGCGCGAGAACGAGCTCAATCAGACGCTCGTGCACGAGTCGCTGCAGCACGTGCAGCACACGTTGAACGTCCTGACGAAACACCCGGCAGAAGATTACCTGTACGGCCCGAGACAGCAGGAGCCGGCAGAAAACAGGGAAAGCAGTGGCATATTTGACCGCAAAGCGTGA
- a CDS encoding DUF6470 family protein translates to MKLLNIRQQLPRLGVQPAVMPRYETVRERGGLEIDQTAGRRALGMYPPVELSGRLAELARQAVLEGTARVAREGDRYAAIHTGEDVIVELAFESMFRPKGVALDPPPSEPPRLRYTPDRVTRHWKLGEVAYRMEQEGKVTKLWLSDYDVNRDFDLEG, encoded by the coding sequence ATGAAGCTCCTCAATATAAGACAGCAGTTGCCCCGGTTAGGTGTACAGCCTGCCGTCATGCCCCGGTACGAGACGGTTCGGGAACGCGGCGGCCTGGAAATTGACCAGACGGCCGGCCGACGGGCCCTCGGCATGTATCCTCCGGTCGAATTAAGCGGACGCCTGGCAGAGCTGGCCCGTCAGGCGGTGTTGGAAGGGACGGCCCGCGTCGCCCGGGAAGGGGATCGGTATGCTGCCATTCACACCGGGGAGGACGTCATCGTCGAATTAGCGTTCGAATCGATGTTTCGCCCCAAAGGGGTTGCCCTTGATCCGCCTCCTTCGGAGCCGCCTCGCTTGCGCTATACGCCTGACCGCGTGACACGGCACTGGAAACTGGGCGAAGTCGCCTACCGGATGGAGCAGGAAGGAAAGGTGACGAAGCTTTGGCTGTCTGATTACGATGTGAACCGTGACTTTGACTTGGAAGGATGA
- the fliW gene encoding flagellar assembly protein FliW has protein sequence MKGMTHYQTAYMGEVDIPDDDQIVFPAGLPGWPDRTRFAVLFHEEMWPFYHLQSLEEAQLCFLTVDPFAFFRDYDFQLPEAIVEQLEIHAPEDIWVRNIVVVAEDFRQSTVNLQAPVVINHRRRLGRQVILNDSRYAVKHPLFSKQAAGSGER, from the coding sequence ATGAAGGGCATGACCCACTATCAGACTGCTTACATGGGGGAAGTGGACATACCAGACGACGACCAGATCGTTTTCCCGGCAGGTTTGCCGGGGTGGCCTGACCGCACCCGTTTTGCGGTCCTTTTTCATGAGGAGATGTGGCCGTTCTACCACTTGCAGTCCCTTGAGGAGGCACAGTTGTGCTTTTTGACCGTCGATCCTTTCGCGTTTTTCCGTGATTACGACTTCCAACTGCCAGAAGCGATCGTCGAGCAATTGGAGATTCACGCGCCGGAAGACATCTGGGTGCGGAATATCGTCGTCGTCGCAGAAGACTTCAGACAGTCCACCGTCAATCTGCAAGCTCCGGTCGTCATCAATCACCGCCGCCGGTTAGGGCGGCAGGTCATTTTGAACGATTCGCGCTACGCCGTCAAACACCCGCTGTTCTCCAAACAGGCGGCAGGAAGCGGGGAACGCTGA
- the flgL gene encoding flagellar hook-associated protein FlgL, producing the protein MSFRVTQSMLSRNMMTNLNHNLLHMQRYQEYLTTGRKMNRPSDDPVGFNFSMRYRSELRANEQYQKNRDYALSRLETTESLMHAVNEIIQRAKELAIQGANDTNPDTARENIAAEIDEMIEQLESIANEKFQGKYVFNGEKTDAPPYNPENPDLSDIDNGKIVLQVGPGVQIEVNVTFEEVFGPLVDEGGGDGDHQDVYNNLFDVMHGLSQALRNEDTEGIHEIIGRLDERQDALLRSLASVGGRTRRLELTTERLNDDSVNLQRLLSRTEDVDIAEAITNLKMAENVYIASLSTGARIIQPSLVDFLK; encoded by the coding sequence ATGAGTTTCCGTGTGACACAAAGCATGCTTTCGCGGAACATGATGACGAACTTGAACCACAACTTGCTGCACATGCAGCGTTACCAGGAATACTTGACGACCGGACGGAAAATGAACCGCCCTTCCGACGACCCGGTCGGGTTTAACTTTTCGATGCGCTACCGCAGTGAACTGCGGGCCAACGAACAGTACCAGAAGAACCGGGACTACGCCCTCTCCCGGCTGGAGACGACGGAAAGTCTGATGCACGCGGTGAACGAGATCATCCAGCGGGCGAAAGAGCTGGCCATTCAAGGGGCGAACGATACAAACCCGGATACCGCCCGGGAGAACATCGCGGCGGAAATCGACGAAATGATTGAGCAGCTGGAGAGCATCGCCAACGAAAAGTTCCAGGGCAAGTACGTCTTTAACGGGGAAAAGACGGATGCACCGCCTTATAATCCTGAAAATCCCGACCTAAGCGATATCGACAACGGCAAAATCGTATTACAAGTGGGGCCGGGCGTACAAATCGAGGTGAACGTCACGTTCGAGGAAGTGTTCGGACCGCTTGTGGATGAAGGCGGTGGTGACGGTGATCATCAAGACGTGTACAACAACCTTTTTGACGTCATGCACGGACTGTCGCAAGCGTTGCGAAACGAAGATACTGAGGGGATACATGAGATCATCGGCCGTTTGGATGAGCGGCAAGACGCCTTGCTCCGGTCACTGGCCAGCGTCGGCGGGCGGACCCGGCGGCTGGAGCTGACGACGGAGCGGCTGAACGACGACAGTGTCAACTTGCAGAGATTGCTGTCCCGCACGGAGGACGTCGACATTGCTGAAGCCATTACGAACTTGAAAATGGCAGAGAATGTGTACATCGCCTCCCTCTCCACCGGTGCCCGCATCATTCAACCGAGCCTTGTGGACTTTTTGAAGTAG
- the fliS gene encoding flagellar export chaperone FliS, giving the protein MAYHNAQQVYLRNQYETASPAELTLQLYNGAIRFLGQAREAIERQEIETANDRLHRTQDIIQELMLTLDTSVNVGRQLEALYDYMLFRLTQANVKKDAAVVEEVTGLLTELRDAWKEVVKYARQQASVEAGL; this is encoded by the coding sequence GTGGCATACCATAACGCACAGCAAGTGTATTTGCGCAATCAGTATGAAACCGCGTCTCCTGCAGAGTTGACCCTGCAGTTGTACAACGGTGCGATTCGCTTTCTCGGCCAGGCGCGGGAGGCCATCGAGCGCCAAGAAATTGAAACAGCTAACGACCGGTTGCACCGAACACAAGACATTATTCAAGAACTCATGCTGACTCTCGACACGTCCGTGAACGTCGGGCGACAGCTGGAGGCGCTGTACGACTACATGTTGTTCCGCCTAACGCAAGCCAACGTGAAAAAAGATGCGGCCGTCGTAGAGGAAGTGACAGGGTTGTTGACTGAGTTGCGCGATGCGTGGAAAGAAGTCGTGAAGTACGCGAGACAACAGGCGTCCGTTGAGGCCGGTTTATAA
- the flgK gene encoding flagellar hook-associated protein FlgK codes for MRSTFHGLETMKRAIYAQQYGIYTTGHNIANANTEGYTRQRVNMGTMTPLDPIGVNRSAMAGQLGTGVIVRDVVRLREAFLDSQFRHEHQRVGDWEVRLDTLEKLEAIVNEPSENGLGAALDEFWTAWDELAANPGEHTTRTLVIQKMQALVEAFNAKGRQLSDLKRDLEENLDIKFNEANELLKHIRDLNEQINKVEASGDNANDLRDRRDLAVDQLSRLLDIRVEVSGEKGNETYKIVLANGESDPSDQEFDGVLLDGTNNPYSLDDSLKDFIDGGEINGIFVSLDTVTRYQNELNALVNTLVQGKVEVTLPAGTVLASDIIAEDGTILYQKDTVLDEPLTITVNGLNGLHQLGWDGQEPPQPGGLLFETADDSEAFTAENIRVSSELLKDESLLAPSNKVIVHEDGSYTALPESNGIALIIAKFKDEGQFEFDDGNGNATVAKGTIGGYYSAYAANLGVETDSAGKQLSNNMSVLNHVEMRRASVSAVSLDEEMANLIMFQHAYNAAARNITAIDEMLDRIINGMGHVGR; via the coding sequence GTGCGATCTACTTTTCACGGTCTGGAAACGATGAAACGGGCAATTTACGCCCAACAGTACGGAATCTACACGACAGGGCACAACATCGCCAACGCCAATACGGAAGGGTATACCAGGCAGCGGGTCAATATGGGAACGATGACGCCCCTTGACCCGATTGGCGTAAACCGCTCGGCGATGGCCGGACAGCTTGGGACTGGGGTCATCGTCCGCGACGTCGTCCGTTTACGTGAGGCTTTTCTCGACAGCCAGTTTCGCCATGAGCACCAGCGGGTGGGCGACTGGGAAGTCCGCCTGGACACGCTGGAAAAATTGGAAGCGATCGTTAACGAGCCGTCTGAAAACGGGCTCGGCGCTGCCTTGGATGAGTTTTGGACGGCGTGGGACGAGCTCGCCGCCAACCCAGGGGAGCACACGACGCGGACCCTCGTGATCCAAAAGATGCAGGCGCTGGTGGAAGCTTTTAACGCCAAGGGTCGACAGTTGAGCGATTTGAAACGCGATCTGGAGGAAAACCTCGACATTAAGTTTAACGAAGCGAACGAACTCCTCAAACACATTCGGGATTTAAACGAGCAGATTAACAAAGTGGAGGCGTCGGGAGACAACGCCAACGACTTGCGCGACCGGCGCGATCTGGCCGTCGACCAGTTGTCTCGGCTCCTCGACATCCGCGTCGAAGTGTCAGGCGAGAAAGGGAACGAGACGTACAAGATTGTCTTGGCCAACGGTGAGAGTGACCCGTCAGACCAAGAATTTGACGGCGTACTTTTGGACGGCACGAATAACCCTTATTCACTGGATGATTCTTTAAAAGACTTTATCGACGGCGGCGAGATCAACGGGATATTCGTGTCCCTCGATACCGTTACGCGTTATCAAAATGAGCTGAACGCCCTGGTGAACACGCTCGTTCAAGGAAAGGTAGAAGTCACCCTTCCAGCAGGGACAGTGTTGGCAAGTGACATCATAGCAGAAGACGGGACTATTTTGTATCAAAAAGACACGGTTCTTGACGAACCCCTTACGATTACCGTAAACGGCTTAAACGGTCTCCACCAGCTAGGGTGGGACGGTCAGGAGCCGCCTCAGCCGGGTGGCCTGTTGTTTGAGACAGCAGATGACAGCGAGGCCTTCACCGCTGAAAATATTCGTGTTTCATCAGAACTTTTAAAAGATGAATCGCTGCTCGCGCCGTCGAACAAAGTCATTGTCCATGAGGATGGTAGCTACACAGCCCTGCCGGAAAGTAACGGCATCGCCTTGATCATAGCCAAGTTCAAAGACGAAGGGCAATTCGAGTTCGACGACGGAAACGGCAATGCGACGGTGGCCAAAGGGACGATCGGCGGCTACTACAGTGCGTATGCAGCCAATCTGGGAGTCGAAACGGACAGCGCCGGAAAGCAGTTGAGCAACAACATGTCGGTCTTGAACCACGTGGAGATGAGGCGGGCGTCCGTCAGCGCTGTGTCCTTAGACGAAGAGATGGCGAATCTGATCATGTTTCAGCACGCGTACAACGCCGCGGCTCGCAACATCACGGCCATCGACGAAATGCTGGACCGGATCATTAACGGCATGGGCCACGTGGGAAGGTAA
- a CDS encoding flagellar assembly protein A, translating into MNAGNSLQVTGDKIRMADPDLKSALIVPGKHCILIVSGKKVSSPIQIAPEDDVTWRGAHETDPPFEFKVTADRLQVQLTVYADCYDKWAASLERKKEGWVVNCSPEPDPNRPVRVDDIIRQYRARRFQAVLDRSAVEQALDEKAGTPVVIARGIPATKGKNGWVEPHFALDEEVEFETTGNRINFREKRRIPILRAGDLMATVHPPIPGKPGTDVWGHPIPPAPARPAKYRLKQNVREDNGKIYAKITGRPSMTREINPVLDVVSVYTVPGDVDLTFGHVRFEGDVIVLGNILESMKVTATQRIIVHGGVYGAELAAGGSVHVDQTISNSKVYAGQRGTLARKLQQPLKKLYRHVMSVEKSRQQLESEAKKQQKTVLQTDILHHLLTRFYPDTTKQIKTVLNLLDTTNKGLLPNEFIPVKESLERLVEESKSRFRLATWHSVRDELQHFLHETLATCLQKETLTLQTADVSELEVHGDIVFTGKGSTHSHMSASECILFTKPNASCRGGSLTAGKRIVAENLGSLSGSKTVCRAGKRIAAKSIQHCDIQIEGPVQYVEDMTDIEFYKDKGQTRSRPWT; encoded by the coding sequence TTGAATGCTGGCAACAGTTTACAGGTCACCGGTGACAAAATCCGGATGGCAGACCCCGACTTAAAATCGGCCCTCATCGTTCCCGGCAAACACTGCATATTGATTGTAAGCGGAAAAAAAGTGTCCAGCCCGATCCAAATCGCTCCGGAAGACGACGTGACGTGGCGCGGGGCACACGAAACTGACCCCCCTTTTGAATTTAAAGTCACGGCCGACCGTCTGCAAGTGCAGCTGACCGTGTACGCTGACTGTTACGACAAGTGGGCGGCTTCCCTGGAGCGAAAAAAAGAGGGGTGGGTCGTCAACTGTTCCCCGGAACCGGATCCCAACCGGCCAGTGAGGGTTGACGACATAATACGACAGTACCGTGCGCGCCGTTTCCAAGCCGTCCTCGACCGTTCAGCAGTCGAACAGGCCCTTGATGAAAAAGCGGGAACGCCTGTCGTCATCGCCAGAGGAATTCCTGCGACAAAAGGGAAAAACGGGTGGGTAGAGCCCCACTTCGCCCTTGATGAAGAAGTGGAGTTTGAAACGACGGGAAACAGAATCAACTTTCGAGAAAAACGGCGCATCCCGATCCTCCGGGCTGGTGATCTGATGGCAACGGTGCACCCTCCCATTCCAGGCAAGCCGGGAACAGACGTATGGGGACACCCCATTCCACCCGCTCCCGCTCGGCCTGCCAAATACCGTCTAAAACAAAATGTGCGGGAAGACAACGGGAAAATTTACGCGAAGATCACCGGACGCCCGAGTATGACGCGAGAGATCAACCCCGTACTGGACGTCGTCTCTGTCTACACGGTCCCCGGAGATGTCGACCTCACGTTCGGTCACGTCCGCTTTGAGGGGGACGTCATCGTGTTGGGGAACATTCTGGAATCGATGAAAGTCACGGCGACGCAGCGCATTATCGTGCACGGCGGCGTATACGGTGCGGAGCTAGCCGCGGGCGGCTCTGTTCACGTCGATCAAACGATAAGCAACAGTAAAGTGTACGCCGGTCAACGCGGCACACTCGCCCGCAAACTGCAACAGCCCCTCAAAAAACTTTACAGACACGTCATGTCTGTCGAGAAATCGCGTCAACAGCTGGAAAGCGAAGCGAAAAAACAGCAGAAAACCGTCTTGCAAACTGACATTTTGCATCACTTGCTCACCCGCTTTTACCCGGACACGACCAAACAGATTAAGACTGTCCTCAACCTGTTGGACACGACAAACAAAGGGTTACTGCCCAACGAATTCATTCCGGTCAAAGAAAGTTTGGAACGGCTAGTCGAAGAAAGCAAGTCCCGGTTCCGTCTCGCAACGTGGCACAGTGTACGGGATGAACTCCAACACTTCCTTCACGAAACGCTGGCTACCTGTCTACAGAAAGAAACCCTCACGTTGCAAACGGCGGATGTGAGTGAACTGGAAGTGCACGGCGACATCGTGTTTACCGGAAAGGGGAGCACTCATTCCCACATGTCCGCCAGTGAATGCATTTTGTTCACGAAACCGAATGCCTCTTGCCGCGGCGGATCTTTAACCGCCGGAAAACGCATCGTAGCAGAAAACTTGGGGAGTTTAAGCGGGAGCAAGACCGTCTGCCGGGCCGGCAAGCGGATCGCCGCTAAATCGATTCAGCACTGCGACATTCAAATCGAAGGACCCGTCCAATACGTGGAAGACATGACAGACATCGAATTTTACAAAGATAAAGGCCAAACGCGATCCCGTCCCTGGACTTGA
- a CDS encoding flagellar protein FlaG, whose product MTLSIQSVTTFTPLVQQPNGQELRDALRSHLNEGASQQTVTVPDVSDLDQAIGGLNEALKVLQTHLRFRLHEDTHRYYVEIVDTLEDEVIREVPPKRFLDMMADMYRFMGMMVDEKR is encoded by the coding sequence TTGACGCTTTCCATTCAATCCGTTACAACGTTCACACCTCTTGTTCAGCAACCGAATGGACAAGAACTGAGAGATGCTCTTCGCAGTCACTTAAACGAGGGGGCATCGCAACAGACGGTTACAGTACCGGACGTTTCCGATCTGGACCAGGCGATCGGCGGGTTAAACGAAGCGCTGAAAGTGTTGCAGACCCACTTGCGGTTTCGGTTGCATGAAGATACGCACCGCTACTACGTAGAGATTGTGGACACGCTGGAGGATGAAGTCATTCGCGAAGTTCCGCCAAAGCGGTTTTTGGACATGATGGCGGACATGTACAGGTTCATGGGAATGATGGTCGATGAAAAACGTTAG
- the fliD gene encoding flagellar filament capping protein FliD has protein sequence MNRTMFTGLATGLDTNQIIRDLMRVERLPLDRLNQNRQMLEWQREDYREMNRLFTSFREKVDALRLQSGFSVYNVVSSNEAALTSSVVGRPSQSMYSVEVVQLAQAGKHASATFDFAVAHPGQKFSEAEGWAGDFTFSVNGVEFNVTGEDTVESVVVKLNEKLYESGFRAEIDRNNVNQIVLKSDDVHSQAEISVAVEDNNVLSLAGLHPKNEPPQQAKIVINGVTLTSDTNRFTYDGIQMDVKQMTGGQTVNLSISRDVDAIFEKVKAFVEAYNDLIAKVNEKLGENRYRDYPPLTDEQREQLSETEIEKWEERARSGLIKNDPLLSRALSDLRLDFYSTVEGVGHLSEIGITVGDPVVGLSRYRDGGKLYIDEAKLREAISNDPDFVMNLFTVSGTSQDEAAKYKETGIAKRVYDSVNRVISQLNEKAGYPVSLSEADNSLIGKQLRDLDERISDMERRLQQIEDRYWRQFTALEKAMERLNQQNAWLMSQLGSMQG, from the coding sequence GTGAATCGGACCATGTTTACCGGCTTGGCGACAGGGCTGGATACGAACCAGATCATCCGAGACTTGATGCGCGTTGAGCGCCTTCCCCTCGACCGGTTGAACCAAAACAGGCAAATGCTCGAGTGGCAGCGCGAGGACTACCGGGAGATGAACCGCCTGTTCACCTCTTTTCGGGAAAAAGTAGACGCCCTCCGGCTCCAAAGCGGTTTTTCCGTGTACAACGTCGTGTCGTCAAACGAAGCCGCACTCACCAGTTCGGTCGTGGGGCGTCCGTCCCAATCGATGTACTCGGTGGAAGTCGTCCAGTTGGCTCAGGCGGGGAAACACGCGTCGGCCACGTTTGACTTTGCGGTGGCACACCCTGGACAGAAGTTTTCCGAAGCGGAAGGGTGGGCCGGTGACTTCACGTTTTCAGTGAACGGTGTAGAGTTCAATGTGACCGGAGAAGACACCGTCGAGAGCGTCGTCGTCAAGTTGAATGAAAAGCTCTATGAAAGTGGATTTAGAGCCGAAATTGACCGCAATAACGTGAATCAAATTGTGTTGAAATCGGATGACGTTCACTCGCAGGCAGAAATTAGCGTCGCGGTCGAAGACAACAATGTGCTCAGTTTGGCCGGTCTTCATCCAAAGAATGAACCTCCACAGCAGGCCAAAATCGTGATTAACGGTGTCACACTGACGAGTGATACGAACCGCTTTACGTACGACGGCATCCAGATGGACGTCAAACAGATGACGGGAGGGCAGACGGTCAATCTGTCCATCTCCCGCGATGTAGATGCTATATTTGAGAAAGTGAAGGCGTTTGTGGAAGCGTACAACGATTTAATTGCGAAAGTCAACGAAAAGCTGGGAGAGAATCGATACCGCGATTATCCACCCCTCACCGATGAACAGCGGGAACAGCTGTCCGAGACAGAGATCGAGAAGTGGGAGGAACGAGCGAGAAGCGGCCTGATTAAAAACGATCCGCTTTTGAGCAGAGCGTTGAGCGACTTGCGCCTAGACTTTTATTCAACGGTAGAAGGTGTCGGTCACTTGTCTGAGATCGGCATTACGGTCGGCGACCCCGTCGTCGGGCTTTCCCGCTACCGCGACGGCGGGAAATTGTATATAGACGAAGCGAAGCTGCGTGAAGCCATTTCCAACGACCCTGACTTCGTCATGAACTTGTTCACTGTGAGCGGCACGTCTCAAGACGAGGCAGCGAAATACAAGGAGACGGGTATCGCCAAAAGGGTGTACGATTCCGTAAACCGAGTCATCAGTCAGCTCAATGAAAAAGCGGGTTACCCCGTTTCCCTCTCTGAAGCGGACAACAGCCTCATCGGAAAACAGTTGCGCGATCTCGATGAACGCATTTCAGACATGGAGCGCCGCCTGCAGCAAATCGAAGACCGTTACTGGCGCCAGTTCACCGCACTGGAGAAGGCAATGGAGCGGTTAAATCAGCAGAACGCCTGGTTGATGAGTCAACTGGGCAGCATGCAAGGTTGA
- a CDS encoding cold shock domain-containing protein — translation MQGKVKWFNAEKGYGFIEREDGGDVFVHYSAINEEGFKTLEEGQAVEFEIVEGARGPQASNVNKL, via the coding sequence ATGCAAGGGAAAGTTAAGTGGTTCAATGCAGAGAAAGGTTACGGTTTTATCGAGCGCGAAGATGGCGGTGATGTGTTCGTTCACTACTCTGCCATCAATGAAGAGGGCTTTAAGACATTAGAAGAGGGCCAAGCCGTCGAATTCGAAATCGTCGAAGGCGCACGCGGCCCGCAAGCTTCTAACGTCAACAAGTTGTAA
- the flgM gene encoding flagellar biosynthesis anti-sigma factor FlgM produces the protein MRIEGNQSVQSISAYQQTKQSAPSGNKPSGTENARDEVNISQEAKALHQQTVRDVTSPERSERINQLMDAVQNGTYYVDARQVVEKMIQYWKSL, from the coding sequence GTGAGAATCGAAGGGAACCAATCGGTACAGTCGATCAGTGCCTACCAGCAGACGAAGCAGTCGGCTCCCTCTGGCAACAAGCCTTCGGGAACGGAGAACGCACGGGATGAAGTGAATATTTCACAGGAAGCGAAAGCGTTGCACCAACAGACCGTGCGCGATGTGACATCACCGGAGCGGAGTGAACGGATCAACCAGCTCATGGATGCCGTACAGAACGGCACGTACTACGTCGACGCCCGTCAAGTCGTGGAGAAAATGATCCAGTACTGGAAATCGCTGTAG